Proteins from a genomic interval of Epinephelus fuscoguttatus linkage group LG16, E.fuscoguttatus.final_Chr_v1:
- the ikzf1 gene encoding DNA-binding protein Ikaros isoform X5 yields MVHSPRAPHPISCMAASNGLLGVSFYWHGTKQVPRAPRLDSPLQTRPVDKSEQNAPVELRDIVMLGWNEEVQWRGEGLRAQLHGAAAALRPSAHGAGESWKNFILQTQGIAEYLHRMETEEAQEMAQMPGRDSPPANEASEEAEEPMAVPEDLSAGSTHQQNNRADKVIQTEPLLFHETKRETELSSSRKHGACNIKVEARSDEENGLACDMNGVEEEECAEDLRVIDASGAKVNGSQPSPEAKAFSSAGGIRLPNGKLKCDICGIVCIGPNVLMVHKRSHTGERPFQCSQCGASFTQKGNLLRHIKLHSGEKPFKCHLCSYACRRRDALTGHLRTHSVGKPHKCAYCGRSYKQRSSLEEHKERCHNYLQCMGLQNSIYTGDKRLSDLSFDGGAGELIQPHVIDQAINSAISYLGAESLRPLVQTSPASSSDVGLGSMYPLHKPAPEGHTGSGMSAKDSAAENLLLLSNSKSASSEKDGSPSHSGQDSTDTESNNEDRPGGAASGLIYLTNHITSGVRNGVLPLVKEEQQRQYEAIRASIEMASEGFKVVTTDGEQVRAYRCEHCRVLFLDHVMYTIHMGCHGFRDPFECNLCGHRSQDRYEFSSHITRGEHRY; encoded by the exons atGGTCCACTCTCCTCGCGCGCCTCATCCCATCTCATGCATGGCTGCCAGTAATGGTCTATTGGGTGTCAGCTTTTATTGGCACGGCACAAAGCAAGTGCCAAGGGCTCCGAGGCTCGACTCCCCGCTGCAGACTCGGCCTGTGGATAAAAGCGAGCAAAATGCCCCAGTCGAGCTCAGAGACATAGTCATGTTGGGCTGGAACGAGGAAGTGCAGTGGAGAGGGGAGGGACTCAGGGCGCAGCTCCATGGGGCCGCCGCGGCGCTGCGACCTTCTGCACATGGAGCCGGGGAGAGTTGGAAGAACTTCATACTGCAAACTCAAGGAATAGCAG AGTACTTGCACCGCATGGAGACAGAGGAGGCCCAGGAAATGGCCCAGATGCCAG GCAGGGACAGCCCCCCTGCCAACGAAGCATccgaggaggcagaggagccCATGGCCGTCCCTGAGGACCTGTCAGCCGGCTCCACCCACCAGCAGAACAACAGAGCGGACAAAG TGATTCAGACGGAGCCTTTGCTTTTTCATGAGACAAAGAGGGAGACTGAGCTGTCTAGTTCCCGAAAACATGGAG CCTGTAACATTAAAGTTGAGGCTCGCAGTGATGAGGAGAATGGGCTGGCCTGTGACATGAATGgcgtggaggaggaggagtgcgCGGAAGACTTGCGCGTGATCGATGCCTCGGGGGCCAAGGTGAACGGCTCACAACCGAGCCCTGAAGCCAAGGCCTTCTCTTCGGCCGGCGGTATCCGGCTGCCCAACGGGAAGCTCAAGTGCGATATCTGTGGGATAGTTTGCATTGGCCCCAATGTGTTGATGGTGCACAAGCGAAGCCACACTG GAGAGCGCCCTTTCCAGTGCAGCCAGTGCGGCGCCTCTTTCACCCAGAAGGGCAACCTGCTGCGTCACATCAAGCTCCATTCAGGGGAGAAACCCTTCAAGTGTCACCTGTGCAGCTACGCCTGCCGCAGGAGGGACGCCCTCACCGGTCATTTACGCACCCACTCAG TTGGAAAACCCCACAAGTGTGCTTACTGTGGGCGGAGTTACAAGCAGCGCAGCTCTCTCGAGGAGCACAAGGAGAGGTGTCACAACTACCTCCAGTGCATGGGGCTGCAGAACAGCATCTACACAG GTGACAAACGTCTCTCAGACCTCTCCTTCGATGGAGGAGCAGGTGAGCTGATCCAGCCCCACGTCATCGACCAGGCCATCAACAGCGCCATCAGCTACCTGGGGGCTGAGTCACTTCGACCTCTGGTCCAGACCTCCCCAGCCTCCTCCTCTGATGTGGGCCTCGGTTCCATGTACCCCCTCCACAAGCCGGCGCCCGAGGGTCACACGGGGTCAGGCATGTCAGCCAAAGACAGCGCAGCTGAgaacctgctgctgctctccaaCTCCAAGTCTGCATCCAGCGAGAAGGACGGCTCACCCAGCCACAGCGGCCAGGACTCCACAGACACCGAGAGCAACAACGAGGATCGTCCAGGCGGGGCAGCATCCGGCCTCATCTACCTGACCAACCACATCACCTCGGGGGTGAGGAACGGCGTGCTCCCTCTGGTgaaggaggagcagcagaggcagtACGAGGCTATCCGAGCCAGCATTGAGATGGCCTCCGAGGGCTTCAAGGTGGTGACGACAGACGGGGAGCAGGTGAGGGCGTACCGGTGTGAACACTGCCGCGTTCTCTTCCTGGACCATGTCATGTACACCATTCACATGGGCTGCCACGGCTTCAGAGACCCCTTCGAGTGCAACCTCTGCGGTCACCGGAGTCAAGACCGATACGAGTTCTCTTCTCACATAACAAGAGGGGAGCATCGCTACTGA
- the ikzf1 gene encoding DNA-binding protein Ikaros isoform X2: MVHSPRAPHPISCMAASNGLLGVSFYWHGTKQVPRAPRLDSPLQTRPVDKSEQNAPVELRDIVMLGWNEEVQWRGEGLRAQLHGAAAALRPSAHGAGESWKNFILQTQGIAEYLHRMETEEAQEMAQMPGRDSPPANEASEEAEEPMAVPEDLSAGSTHQQNNRADKVIQTEPLLFHETKRETELSSSRKHGACNIKVEARSDEENGLACDMNGVEEEECAEDLRVIDASGAKVNGSQPSPEAKAFSSAGGIRLPNGKLKCDICGIVCIGPNVLMVHKRSHTGERPFQCSQCGASFTQKGNLLRHIKLHSGEKPFKCHLCSYACRRRDALTGHLRTHSVGKPHKCAYCGRSYKQRSSLEEHKERCHNYLQCMGLQNSIYTVKEESNQNEQREDLSQTGSDRALVLDRLANNVAKRKSTMPQKFVGDKRLSDLSFDGGAGELIQPHVIDQAINSAISYLGAESLRPLVQTSPASSSDVGLGSMYPLHKPAPEGHTGSGMSAKDSAAENLLLLSNSKSASSEKDGSPSHSGQDSTDTESNNEDRPGGAASGLIYLTNHITSGVRNGVLPLVKEEQQRQYEAIRASIEMASEGFKVVTTDGEQVRAYRCEHCRVLFLDHVMYTIHMGCHGFRDPFECNLCGHRSQDRYEFSSHITRGEHRY; the protein is encoded by the exons atGGTCCACTCTCCTCGCGCGCCTCATCCCATCTCATGCATGGCTGCCAGTAATGGTCTATTGGGTGTCAGCTTTTATTGGCACGGCACAAAGCAAGTGCCAAGGGCTCCGAGGCTCGACTCCCCGCTGCAGACTCGGCCTGTGGATAAAAGCGAGCAAAATGCCCCAGTCGAGCTCAGAGACATAGTCATGTTGGGCTGGAACGAGGAAGTGCAGTGGAGAGGGGAGGGACTCAGGGCGCAGCTCCATGGGGCCGCCGCGGCGCTGCGACCTTCTGCACATGGAGCCGGGGAGAGTTGGAAGAACTTCATACTGCAAACTCAAGGAATAGCAG AGTACTTGCACCGCATGGAGACAGAGGAGGCCCAGGAAATGGCCCAGATGCCAG GCAGGGACAGCCCCCCTGCCAACGAAGCATccgaggaggcagaggagccCATGGCCGTCCCTGAGGACCTGTCAGCCGGCTCCACCCACCAGCAGAACAACAGAGCGGACAAAG TGATTCAGACGGAGCCTTTGCTTTTTCATGAGACAAAGAGGGAGACTGAGCTGTCTAGTTCCCGAAAACATGGAG CCTGTAACATTAAAGTTGAGGCTCGCAGTGATGAGGAGAATGGGCTGGCCTGTGACATGAATGgcgtggaggaggaggagtgcgCGGAAGACTTGCGCGTGATCGATGCCTCGGGGGCCAAGGTGAACGGCTCACAACCGAGCCCTGAAGCCAAGGCCTTCTCTTCGGCCGGCGGTATCCGGCTGCCCAACGGGAAGCTCAAGTGCGATATCTGTGGGATAGTTTGCATTGGCCCCAATGTGTTGATGGTGCACAAGCGAAGCCACACTG GAGAGCGCCCTTTCCAGTGCAGCCAGTGCGGCGCCTCTTTCACCCAGAAGGGCAACCTGCTGCGTCACATCAAGCTCCATTCAGGGGAGAAACCCTTCAAGTGTCACCTGTGCAGCTACGCCTGCCGCAGGAGGGACGCCCTCACCGGTCATTTACGCACCCACTCAG TTGGAAAACCCCACAAGTGTGCTTACTGTGGGCGGAGTTACAAGCAGCGCAGCTCTCTCGAGGAGCACAAGGAGAGGTGTCACAACTACCTCCAGTGCATGGGGCTGCAGAACAGCATCTACACAG TAAAGGAAGAAAGCAACCAGAATGAGCAGAGGGAAGACTTAAGCCAGACGGGATCTGACAGAGCCTTGGTGCTAGACAGACTAGCTAATAATGTAGCTAAGCGTAAGAGCACTATGCCACAGAAGTTTGTGG GTGACAAACGTCTCTCAGACCTCTCCTTCGATGGAGGAGCAGGTGAGCTGATCCAGCCCCACGTCATCGACCAGGCCATCAACAGCGCCATCAGCTACCTGGGGGCTGAGTCACTTCGACCTCTGGTCCAGACCTCCCCAGCCTCCTCCTCTGATGTGGGCCTCGGTTCCATGTACCCCCTCCACAAGCCGGCGCCCGAGGGTCACACGGGGTCAGGCATGTCAGCCAAAGACAGCGCAGCTGAgaacctgctgctgctctccaaCTCCAAGTCTGCATCCAGCGAGAAGGACGGCTCACCCAGCCACAGCGGCCAGGACTCCACAGACACCGAGAGCAACAACGAGGATCGTCCAGGCGGGGCAGCATCCGGCCTCATCTACCTGACCAACCACATCACCTCGGGGGTGAGGAACGGCGTGCTCCCTCTGGTgaaggaggagcagcagaggcagtACGAGGCTATCCGAGCCAGCATTGAGATGGCCTCCGAGGGCTTCAAGGTGGTGACGACAGACGGGGAGCAGGTGAGGGCGTACCGGTGTGAACACTGCCGCGTTCTCTTCCTGGACCATGTCATGTACACCATTCACATGGGCTGCCACGGCTTCAGAGACCCCTTCGAGTGCAACCTCTGCGGTCACCGGAGTCAAGACCGATACGAGTTCTCTTCTCACATAACAAGAGGGGAGCATCGCTACTGA
- the ikzf1 gene encoding DNA-binding protein Ikaros isoform X1, whose product MVHSPRAPHPISCMAASNGLLGVSFYWHGTKQVPRAPRLDSPLQTRPVDKSEQNAPVELRDIVMLGWNEEVQWRGEGLRAQLHGAAAALRPSAHGAGESWKNFILQTQGIAEYLHRMETEEAQEMAQMPGRDSPPANEASEEAEEPMAVPEDLSAGSTHQQNNRADKVIQTEPLLFHETKRETELSSSRKHGACNIKVEARSDEENGLACDMNGVEEEECAEDLRVIDASGAKVNGSQPSPEAKAFSSAGGIRLPNGKLKCDICGIVCIGPNVLMVHKRSHTGERPFQCSQCGASFTQKGNLLRHIKLHSGEKPFKCHLCSYACRRRDALTGHLRTHSVGKPHKCAYCGRSYKQRSSLEEHKERCHNYLQCMGLQNSIYTVVKEESNQNEQREDLSQTGSDRALVLDRLANNVAKRKSTMPQKFVGDKRLSDLSFDGGAGELIQPHVIDQAINSAISYLGAESLRPLVQTSPASSSDVGLGSMYPLHKPAPEGHTGSGMSAKDSAAENLLLLSNSKSASSEKDGSPSHSGQDSTDTESNNEDRPGGAASGLIYLTNHITSGVRNGVLPLVKEEQQRQYEAIRASIEMASEGFKVVTTDGEQVRAYRCEHCRVLFLDHVMYTIHMGCHGFRDPFECNLCGHRSQDRYEFSSHITRGEHRY is encoded by the exons atGGTCCACTCTCCTCGCGCGCCTCATCCCATCTCATGCATGGCTGCCAGTAATGGTCTATTGGGTGTCAGCTTTTATTGGCACGGCACAAAGCAAGTGCCAAGGGCTCCGAGGCTCGACTCCCCGCTGCAGACTCGGCCTGTGGATAAAAGCGAGCAAAATGCCCCAGTCGAGCTCAGAGACATAGTCATGTTGGGCTGGAACGAGGAAGTGCAGTGGAGAGGGGAGGGACTCAGGGCGCAGCTCCATGGGGCCGCCGCGGCGCTGCGACCTTCTGCACATGGAGCCGGGGAGAGTTGGAAGAACTTCATACTGCAAACTCAAGGAATAGCAG AGTACTTGCACCGCATGGAGACAGAGGAGGCCCAGGAAATGGCCCAGATGCCAG GCAGGGACAGCCCCCCTGCCAACGAAGCATccgaggaggcagaggagccCATGGCCGTCCCTGAGGACCTGTCAGCCGGCTCCACCCACCAGCAGAACAACAGAGCGGACAAAG TGATTCAGACGGAGCCTTTGCTTTTTCATGAGACAAAGAGGGAGACTGAGCTGTCTAGTTCCCGAAAACATGGAG CCTGTAACATTAAAGTTGAGGCTCGCAGTGATGAGGAGAATGGGCTGGCCTGTGACATGAATGgcgtggaggaggaggagtgcgCGGAAGACTTGCGCGTGATCGATGCCTCGGGGGCCAAGGTGAACGGCTCACAACCGAGCCCTGAAGCCAAGGCCTTCTCTTCGGCCGGCGGTATCCGGCTGCCCAACGGGAAGCTCAAGTGCGATATCTGTGGGATAGTTTGCATTGGCCCCAATGTGTTGATGGTGCACAAGCGAAGCCACACTG GAGAGCGCCCTTTCCAGTGCAGCCAGTGCGGCGCCTCTTTCACCCAGAAGGGCAACCTGCTGCGTCACATCAAGCTCCATTCAGGGGAGAAACCCTTCAAGTGTCACCTGTGCAGCTACGCCTGCCGCAGGAGGGACGCCCTCACCGGTCATTTACGCACCCACTCAG TTGGAAAACCCCACAAGTGTGCTTACTGTGGGCGGAGTTACAAGCAGCGCAGCTCTCTCGAGGAGCACAAGGAGAGGTGTCACAACTACCTCCAGTGCATGGGGCTGCAGAACAGCATCTACACAG TAGTAAAGGAAGAAAGCAACCAGAATGAGCAGAGGGAAGACTTAAGCCAGACGGGATCTGACAGAGCCTTGGTGCTAGACAGACTAGCTAATAATGTAGCTAAGCGTAAGAGCACTATGCCACAGAAGTTTGTGG GTGACAAACGTCTCTCAGACCTCTCCTTCGATGGAGGAGCAGGTGAGCTGATCCAGCCCCACGTCATCGACCAGGCCATCAACAGCGCCATCAGCTACCTGGGGGCTGAGTCACTTCGACCTCTGGTCCAGACCTCCCCAGCCTCCTCCTCTGATGTGGGCCTCGGTTCCATGTACCCCCTCCACAAGCCGGCGCCCGAGGGTCACACGGGGTCAGGCATGTCAGCCAAAGACAGCGCAGCTGAgaacctgctgctgctctccaaCTCCAAGTCTGCATCCAGCGAGAAGGACGGCTCACCCAGCCACAGCGGCCAGGACTCCACAGACACCGAGAGCAACAACGAGGATCGTCCAGGCGGGGCAGCATCCGGCCTCATCTACCTGACCAACCACATCACCTCGGGGGTGAGGAACGGCGTGCTCCCTCTGGTgaaggaggagcagcagaggcagtACGAGGCTATCCGAGCCAGCATTGAGATGGCCTCCGAGGGCTTCAAGGTGGTGACGACAGACGGGGAGCAGGTGAGGGCGTACCGGTGTGAACACTGCCGCGTTCTCTTCCTGGACCATGTCATGTACACCATTCACATGGGCTGCCACGGCTTCAGAGACCCCTTCGAGTGCAACCTCTGCGGTCACCGGAGTCAAGACCGATACGAGTTCTCTTCTCACATAACAAGAGGGGAGCATCGCTACTGA
- the ikzf1 gene encoding DNA-binding protein Ikaros isoform X10, translated as MVHSPRAPHPISCMAASNGLLGVSFYWHGTKQVPRAPRLDSPLQTRPVDKSEQNAPVELRDIVMLGWNEEVQWRGEGLRAQLHGAAAALRPSAHGAGESWKNFILQTQGIAEYLHRMETEEAQEMAQMPGRDSPPANEASEEAEEPMAVPEDLSAGSTHQQNNRADKGERPFQCSQCGASFTQKGNLLRHIKLHSGEKPFKCHLCSYACRRRDALTGHLRTHSVGKPHKCAYCGRSYKQRSSLEEHKERCHNYLQCMGLQNSIYTGDKRLSDLSFDGGAGELIQPHVIDQAINSAISYLGAESLRPLVQTSPASSSDVGLGSMYPLHKPAPEGHTGSGMSAKDSAAENLLLLSNSKSASSEKDGSPSHSGQDSTDTESNNEDRPGGAASGLIYLTNHITSGVRNGVLPLVKEEQQRQYEAIRASIEMASEGFKVVTTDGEQVRAYRCEHCRVLFLDHVMYTIHMGCHGFRDPFECNLCGHRSQDRYEFSSHITRGEHRY; from the exons atGGTCCACTCTCCTCGCGCGCCTCATCCCATCTCATGCATGGCTGCCAGTAATGGTCTATTGGGTGTCAGCTTTTATTGGCACGGCACAAAGCAAGTGCCAAGGGCTCCGAGGCTCGACTCCCCGCTGCAGACTCGGCCTGTGGATAAAAGCGAGCAAAATGCCCCAGTCGAGCTCAGAGACATAGTCATGTTGGGCTGGAACGAGGAAGTGCAGTGGAGAGGGGAGGGACTCAGGGCGCAGCTCCATGGGGCCGCCGCGGCGCTGCGACCTTCTGCACATGGAGCCGGGGAGAGTTGGAAGAACTTCATACTGCAAACTCAAGGAATAGCAG AGTACTTGCACCGCATGGAGACAGAGGAGGCCCAGGAAATGGCCCAGATGCCAG GCAGGGACAGCCCCCCTGCCAACGAAGCATccgaggaggcagaggagccCATGGCCGTCCCTGAGGACCTGTCAGCCGGCTCCACCCACCAGCAGAACAACAGAGCGGACAAAG GAGAGCGCCCTTTCCAGTGCAGCCAGTGCGGCGCCTCTTTCACCCAGAAGGGCAACCTGCTGCGTCACATCAAGCTCCATTCAGGGGAGAAACCCTTCAAGTGTCACCTGTGCAGCTACGCCTGCCGCAGGAGGGACGCCCTCACCGGTCATTTACGCACCCACTCAG TTGGAAAACCCCACAAGTGTGCTTACTGTGGGCGGAGTTACAAGCAGCGCAGCTCTCTCGAGGAGCACAAGGAGAGGTGTCACAACTACCTCCAGTGCATGGGGCTGCAGAACAGCATCTACACAG GTGACAAACGTCTCTCAGACCTCTCCTTCGATGGAGGAGCAGGTGAGCTGATCCAGCCCCACGTCATCGACCAGGCCATCAACAGCGCCATCAGCTACCTGGGGGCTGAGTCACTTCGACCTCTGGTCCAGACCTCCCCAGCCTCCTCCTCTGATGTGGGCCTCGGTTCCATGTACCCCCTCCACAAGCCGGCGCCCGAGGGTCACACGGGGTCAGGCATGTCAGCCAAAGACAGCGCAGCTGAgaacctgctgctgctctccaaCTCCAAGTCTGCATCCAGCGAGAAGGACGGCTCACCCAGCCACAGCGGCCAGGACTCCACAGACACCGAGAGCAACAACGAGGATCGTCCAGGCGGGGCAGCATCCGGCCTCATCTACCTGACCAACCACATCACCTCGGGGGTGAGGAACGGCGTGCTCCCTCTGGTgaaggaggagcagcagaggcagtACGAGGCTATCCGAGCCAGCATTGAGATGGCCTCCGAGGGCTTCAAGGTGGTGACGACAGACGGGGAGCAGGTGAGGGCGTACCGGTGTGAACACTGCCGCGTTCTCTTCCTGGACCATGTCATGTACACCATTCACATGGGCTGCCACGGCTTCAGAGACCCCTTCGAGTGCAACCTCTGCGGTCACCGGAGTCAAGACCGATACGAGTTCTCTTCTCACATAACAAGAGGGGAGCATCGCTACTGA
- the ikzf1 gene encoding DNA-binding protein Ikaros isoform X9 encodes MVHSPRAPHPISCMAASNGLLGVSFYWHGTKQVPRAPRLDSPLQTRPVDKSEQNAPVELRDIVMLGWNEEVQWRGEGLRAQLHGAAAALRPSAHGAGESWKNFILQTQGIAEYLHRMETEEAQEMAQMPGRDSPPANEASEEAEEPMAVPEDLSAGSTHQQNNRADKGERPFQCSQCGASFTQKGNLLRHIKLHSGEKPFKCHLCSYACRRRDALTGHLRTHSVGKPHKCAYCGRSYKQRSSLEEHKERCHNYLQCMGLQNSIYTVKEESNQNEQREDLSQTGSDRALVLDRLANNVAKRKSTMPQKFVGDKRLSDLSFDGGAGELIQPHVIDQAINSAISYLGAESLRPLVQTSPASSSDVGLGSMYPLHKPAPEGHTGSGMSAKDSAAENLLLLSNSKSASSEKDGSPSHSGQDSTDTESNNEDRPGGAASGLIYLTNHITSGVRNGVLPLVKEEQQRQYEAIRASIEMASEGFKVVTTDGEQVRAYRCEHCRVLFLDHVMYTIHMGCHGFRDPFECNLCGHRSQDRYEFSSHITRGEHRY; translated from the exons atGGTCCACTCTCCTCGCGCGCCTCATCCCATCTCATGCATGGCTGCCAGTAATGGTCTATTGGGTGTCAGCTTTTATTGGCACGGCACAAAGCAAGTGCCAAGGGCTCCGAGGCTCGACTCCCCGCTGCAGACTCGGCCTGTGGATAAAAGCGAGCAAAATGCCCCAGTCGAGCTCAGAGACATAGTCATGTTGGGCTGGAACGAGGAAGTGCAGTGGAGAGGGGAGGGACTCAGGGCGCAGCTCCATGGGGCCGCCGCGGCGCTGCGACCTTCTGCACATGGAGCCGGGGAGAGTTGGAAGAACTTCATACTGCAAACTCAAGGAATAGCAG AGTACTTGCACCGCATGGAGACAGAGGAGGCCCAGGAAATGGCCCAGATGCCAG GCAGGGACAGCCCCCCTGCCAACGAAGCATccgaggaggcagaggagccCATGGCCGTCCCTGAGGACCTGTCAGCCGGCTCCACCCACCAGCAGAACAACAGAGCGGACAAAG GAGAGCGCCCTTTCCAGTGCAGCCAGTGCGGCGCCTCTTTCACCCAGAAGGGCAACCTGCTGCGTCACATCAAGCTCCATTCAGGGGAGAAACCCTTCAAGTGTCACCTGTGCAGCTACGCCTGCCGCAGGAGGGACGCCCTCACCGGTCATTTACGCACCCACTCAG TTGGAAAACCCCACAAGTGTGCTTACTGTGGGCGGAGTTACAAGCAGCGCAGCTCTCTCGAGGAGCACAAGGAGAGGTGTCACAACTACCTCCAGTGCATGGGGCTGCAGAACAGCATCTACACAG TAAAGGAAGAAAGCAACCAGAATGAGCAGAGGGAAGACTTAAGCCAGACGGGATCTGACAGAGCCTTGGTGCTAGACAGACTAGCTAATAATGTAGCTAAGCGTAAGAGCACTATGCCACAGAAGTTTGTGG GTGACAAACGTCTCTCAGACCTCTCCTTCGATGGAGGAGCAGGTGAGCTGATCCAGCCCCACGTCATCGACCAGGCCATCAACAGCGCCATCAGCTACCTGGGGGCTGAGTCACTTCGACCTCTGGTCCAGACCTCCCCAGCCTCCTCCTCTGATGTGGGCCTCGGTTCCATGTACCCCCTCCACAAGCCGGCGCCCGAGGGTCACACGGGGTCAGGCATGTCAGCCAAAGACAGCGCAGCTGAgaacctgctgctgctctccaaCTCCAAGTCTGCATCCAGCGAGAAGGACGGCTCACCCAGCCACAGCGGCCAGGACTCCACAGACACCGAGAGCAACAACGAGGATCGTCCAGGCGGGGCAGCATCCGGCCTCATCTACCTGACCAACCACATCACCTCGGGGGTGAGGAACGGCGTGCTCCCTCTGGTgaaggaggagcagcagaggcagtACGAGGCTATCCGAGCCAGCATTGAGATGGCCTCCGAGGGCTTCAAGGTGGTGACGACAGACGGGGAGCAGGTGAGGGCGTACCGGTGTGAACACTGCCGCGTTCTCTTCCTGGACCATGTCATGTACACCATTCACATGGGCTGCCACGGCTTCAGAGACCCCTTCGAGTGCAACCTCTGCGGTCACCGGAGTCAAGACCGATACGAGTTCTCTTCTCACATAACAAGAGGGGAGCATCGCTACTGA
- the ikzf1 gene encoding DNA-binding protein Ikaros isoform X3 has product MVHSPRAPHPISCMAASNGLLGVSFYWHGTKQVPRAPRLDSPLQTRPVDKSEQNAPVELRDIVMLGWNEEVQWRGEGLRAQLHGAAAALRPSAHGAGESWKNFILQTQGIAEYLHRMETEEAQEMAQMPGRDSPPANEASEEAEEPMAVPEDLSAGSTHQQNNRADKACNIKVEARSDEENGLACDMNGVEEEECAEDLRVIDASGAKVNGSQPSPEAKAFSSAGGIRLPNGKLKCDICGIVCIGPNVLMVHKRSHTGERPFQCSQCGASFTQKGNLLRHIKLHSGEKPFKCHLCSYACRRRDALTGHLRTHSVGKPHKCAYCGRSYKQRSSLEEHKERCHNYLQCMGLQNSIYTVVKEESNQNEQREDLSQTGSDRALVLDRLANNVAKRKSTMPQKFVGDKRLSDLSFDGGAGELIQPHVIDQAINSAISYLGAESLRPLVQTSPASSSDVGLGSMYPLHKPAPEGHTGSGMSAKDSAAENLLLLSNSKSASSEKDGSPSHSGQDSTDTESNNEDRPGGAASGLIYLTNHITSGVRNGVLPLVKEEQQRQYEAIRASIEMASEGFKVVTTDGEQVRAYRCEHCRVLFLDHVMYTIHMGCHGFRDPFECNLCGHRSQDRYEFSSHITRGEHRY; this is encoded by the exons atGGTCCACTCTCCTCGCGCGCCTCATCCCATCTCATGCATGGCTGCCAGTAATGGTCTATTGGGTGTCAGCTTTTATTGGCACGGCACAAAGCAAGTGCCAAGGGCTCCGAGGCTCGACTCCCCGCTGCAGACTCGGCCTGTGGATAAAAGCGAGCAAAATGCCCCAGTCGAGCTCAGAGACATAGTCATGTTGGGCTGGAACGAGGAAGTGCAGTGGAGAGGGGAGGGACTCAGGGCGCAGCTCCATGGGGCCGCCGCGGCGCTGCGACCTTCTGCACATGGAGCCGGGGAGAGTTGGAAGAACTTCATACTGCAAACTCAAGGAATAGCAG AGTACTTGCACCGCATGGAGACAGAGGAGGCCCAGGAAATGGCCCAGATGCCAG GCAGGGACAGCCCCCCTGCCAACGAAGCATccgaggaggcagaggagccCATGGCCGTCCCTGAGGACCTGTCAGCCGGCTCCACCCACCAGCAGAACAACAGAGCGGACAAAG CCTGTAACATTAAAGTTGAGGCTCGCAGTGATGAGGAGAATGGGCTGGCCTGTGACATGAATGgcgtggaggaggaggagtgcgCGGAAGACTTGCGCGTGATCGATGCCTCGGGGGCCAAGGTGAACGGCTCACAACCGAGCCCTGAAGCCAAGGCCTTCTCTTCGGCCGGCGGTATCCGGCTGCCCAACGGGAAGCTCAAGTGCGATATCTGTGGGATAGTTTGCATTGGCCCCAATGTGTTGATGGTGCACAAGCGAAGCCACACTG GAGAGCGCCCTTTCCAGTGCAGCCAGTGCGGCGCCTCTTTCACCCAGAAGGGCAACCTGCTGCGTCACATCAAGCTCCATTCAGGGGAGAAACCCTTCAAGTGTCACCTGTGCAGCTACGCCTGCCGCAGGAGGGACGCCCTCACCGGTCATTTACGCACCCACTCAG TTGGAAAACCCCACAAGTGTGCTTACTGTGGGCGGAGTTACAAGCAGCGCAGCTCTCTCGAGGAGCACAAGGAGAGGTGTCACAACTACCTCCAGTGCATGGGGCTGCAGAACAGCATCTACACAG TAGTAAAGGAAGAAAGCAACCAGAATGAGCAGAGGGAAGACTTAAGCCAGACGGGATCTGACAGAGCCTTGGTGCTAGACAGACTAGCTAATAATGTAGCTAAGCGTAAGAGCACTATGCCACAGAAGTTTGTGG GTGACAAACGTCTCTCAGACCTCTCCTTCGATGGAGGAGCAGGTGAGCTGATCCAGCCCCACGTCATCGACCAGGCCATCAACAGCGCCATCAGCTACCTGGGGGCTGAGTCACTTCGACCTCTGGTCCAGACCTCCCCAGCCTCCTCCTCTGATGTGGGCCTCGGTTCCATGTACCCCCTCCACAAGCCGGCGCCCGAGGGTCACACGGGGTCAGGCATGTCAGCCAAAGACAGCGCAGCTGAgaacctgctgctgctctccaaCTCCAAGTCTGCATCCAGCGAGAAGGACGGCTCACCCAGCCACAGCGGCCAGGACTCCACAGACACCGAGAGCAACAACGAGGATCGTCCAGGCGGGGCAGCATCCGGCCTCATCTACCTGACCAACCACATCACCTCGGGGGTGAGGAACGGCGTGCTCCCTCTGGTgaaggaggagcagcagaggcagtACGAGGCTATCCGAGCCAGCATTGAGATGGCCTCCGAGGGCTTCAAGGTGGTGACGACAGACGGGGAGCAGGTGAGGGCGTACCGGTGTGAACACTGCCGCGTTCTCTTCCTGGACCATGTCATGTACACCATTCACATGGGCTGCCACGGCTTCAGAGACCCCTTCGAGTGCAACCTCTGCGGTCACCGGAGTCAAGACCGATACGAGTTCTCTTCTCACATAACAAGAGGGGAGCATCGCTACTGA